From the genome of Pseudomonadota bacterium:
TGTATGGCATGAACTTTGCCGTCATGCCGGAATTCAGCTGGAGGCACGGCTTTCCGGCGGTCATCCTGCTGACCCTTCTGACCTCTCTTCTGCCGCTGGTCTATATCAGGTACAGGGGCTGGCTGCGCTAGAGTGTACCGTCAATCAAACGGATAATGGCCATCTGACTTCAGCTTTCTCCGCTCCCGGTGCTCACGTACATTTATGTACGCTGCGCGCCGGTTCTCGAAAGCCTTGTCATCTGGCTCATTCTGCGTCGACTGACGGGTACACTCTGGAGCTTTTTGAGTCTCCTGTGTGTTTATCTTTTGTGCCTTTACAGAAACAGGAGAACAGACATGGAAACAGTCCGCAAGGTGGAACCCCCGGTGGGAGAAAACACCCGGAACAGTTCTTCCAGGGTTATTCCCTTCCTGATGGTGGAAGGGGCGGACCGCGTTCTTGAATTCATGAAAACGGCCCTGGGTGCGGAAGAAATCTTTCTCATGCGTCACAGCACCGGTACGATCTGGCATGCGCAGGTCAGGGTCGGCGATTCCCTGATTATGCTGGCTGATTCCATGGGAAAAAAGGAACACGCTATGCCTGCCATGCTCTATGTATATGTGGACGATGCCGATGCGTATTACAGAAAGGCGATTGCGGCAGGGGCTGTGTCAGTCATG
Proteins encoded in this window:
- a CDS encoding VOC family protein, with translation METVRKVEPPVGENTRNSSSRVIPFLMVEGADRVLEFMKTALGAEEIFLMRHSTGTIWHAQVRVGDSLIMLADSMGKKEHAMPAMLYVYVDDADAYYRKAIAAGAVSVMEPADQFWGDRSGGVRDSGGNVWWLATRIEDLSPEEMTRRGRDYEKQHAVR